A window from Zingiber officinale cultivar Zhangliang chromosome 7A, Zo_v1.1, whole genome shotgun sequence encodes these proteins:
- the LOC121999201 gene encoding glucan endo-1,3-beta-glucosidase-like yields the protein MRKAISLLLLSWFLLPCLMNGWAALAARPWCLSKPGTTTEKLIANINYACRSGLADCRAIQKDGPCYSTDIIKVANYAMNAYYYGAGHRDTNCYFNGSGLIVYDDPIHLSLWQLMGTAYILNEANWILHEASWIAGGYDGV from the exons ATGAGGAAGGCCATAAGTCTACTTCTTTTATCCTGGTTCCTCCTCCCATGCCTAATGAATGGCTGG GCAGCGTTGGCGGCGAGACCGTGGTGCCTGTCCAAGCCGGGAACGACAACAGAGAAACTCATAGCGAATATCAACTATGCCTGTAGGAGCGGCTTAGCGGATTGCAGAGCGATACAGAAAGACGGCCCGTGCTACTCCACAGACATCATCAAAGTGGCAAACTACGCCATGAACGCCTACTACTACGGCGCTGGCCATAGGGACACCAACTGCTACTTCAATGGTTCCGGCCTCATAGTCTACGACGACCCCA TTCACCTCTCACTATGGCAGCTTATGGGCACTGCATATATCCTTAATGAAGCAAATTGGATCCTTCATGAAGCAAGCTGGATTGCTGGAGGATATGATGGAGTTTGA